From Aristaeella lactis, the proteins below share one genomic window:
- a CDS encoding exonuclease domain-containing protein has product MKILLYDVETAQAKNVGSICAVGWQLLDNDVLVNKGYSLINPHCAFSKTNVAIHGITAADVEDAPCFAEYWESTLKDMMASSLVIAHNAGFDLSATEQALYLAGVEDPGIFYLDSLALIKNIVKAPSYKLCDLAAMIGYEYQVHNAAADVDALAHVLFHIRDHFEMEDLAALIARIPVRAEHTKTNTFIPHDIVPETTFPVHSHCREDVEVQDGKIAGLKICITGDIKGYERADLEKLIMIHGGRAMTSVSGKTDYLVVGVYPDYGPGFISGKQKKAMEIIEQGGKIRILSPEEFFLLIGN; this is encoded by the coding sequence ATGAAGATACTGCTTTATGATGTTGAAACGGCTCAGGCGAAAAATGTTGGTTCTATATGTGCTGTAGGCTGGCAGTTGCTTGATAATGATGTGCTGGTTAACAAGGGATATTCCTTGATAAATCCTCATTGTGCCTTCAGCAAAACAAATGTAGCCATACATGGTATAACAGCAGCTGATGTGGAAGATGCCCCTTGTTTTGCTGAGTATTGGGAGTCAACATTAAAAGATATGATGGCTTCTTCTCTTGTGATTGCGCATAATGCCGGATTTGACCTATCTGCAACAGAGCAGGCACTTTATCTGGCAGGAGTGGAAGATCCAGGGATTTTTTATCTGGATAGTCTCGCTTTGATTAAAAACATAGTAAAGGCTCCTTCATATAAATTATGTGATCTTGCTGCAATGATTGGTTATGAATATCAGGTACATAACGCAGCTGCAGATGTAGATGCGCTGGCACATGTTTTGTTTCATATAAGAGACCATTTTGAAATGGAAGATCTTGCAGCGCTTATTGCTCGCATCCCTGTCCGGGCGGAACATACAAAGACAAACACATTTATACCACATGATATTGTCCCGGAAACAACCTTTCCGGTGCATTCGCATTGCCGGGAAGATGTCGAGGTACAGGATGGGAAAATAGCAGGCTTAAAAATCTGTATCACTGGAGATATAAAGGGCTATGAGCGAGCTGATTTGGAAAAGCTAATAATGATTCATGGCGGCAGAGCCATGACATCTGTATCAGGGAAAACAGACTACCTTGTTGTAGGCGTTTATCCTGATTATGGACCTGGTTTTATCTCCGGCAAACAGAAAAAGGCCATGGAGATAATTGAACAGGGAGGGAAAATACGGATTTTATCGCCAGAAGAGTTTTTTCTGTTAATTGGTAATTGA